Proteins encoded together in one Cicer arietinum cultivar CDC Frontier isolate Library 1 chromosome 4, Cicar.CDCFrontier_v2.0, whole genome shotgun sequence window:
- the LOC101492874 gene encoding spermine synthase-like, translating to MECHCNNSMNCEEKEKEIPSCCLKAKISAAELESKCHSTVVSGWFSESQTLSGKAIYFNNPMWPGEAHSIKVENVLFKEKSLFQEVLVFESLTYGKVLVLDGIVQLTEKDECAYQEMITHLPLCSIQSPKTVLVVGGGDGGVLREICRHSSVTHVDICEIDQMVIDVSKKYFPELAIGFEDPRVHLHVGDAIEFLKFTSEGKYDAIIVDSSDPVGPAQELVEKPFFVTLANALRAGGVLCNMAESMWLHTHLIQDLISICQQTFASVRYAWTTVPTYPSGLIGFILCSKEGPDVDFVNPINPIEKVEGASEHIRELMFYNSEMHKAAFALPAFLKREVRLLRDTASATHCNGC from the exons ATGGAATGCCATTGCAATAACAGTATGaattgtgaagaaaaagagaaagaaattcCTTCTTGTTGTTTGAAGGCTAAGATTTCAGCAGCTGAACTTGAATCAAAGTGTCATTCTACTGTTGTATCTGGATGGTTCTCAGAATCTCAGACTCTCTCTG GTAAGGCTATTTATTTCAACAATCCAATGTGGCCAG GAGAAGCCCATTCAATCAAAGTAGAAAATGTATTGTTCAAGGAAAAATCTTTGTTCCAAGAGGTTTTGGTTTTTGAG TCATTAACATATGGAAAAGTGCTTGTTCTGGATGGGATTGTTCAGTTGACTGAGAAAGATGAATGTGCTTACCAAGAGATGATAACTCATCTTCCTCTTTGTTCAATTCAGTCCCCAAAAACA GTTTTAGTTGTTGGTGGTGGAGATGGTGGAGTTCTGAGGGAAATATGCCGCCACAGTTCTGTTACTCATGTTGATATTTGTGAGATAGATCAAATGGTTATTGAT GTTTCTAAGAAGTATTTTCCAGAGTTAGCTATAGGATTTGAAGATCCTAGAGTGCATCTGCATGTTGGTGATG CTattgaatttttgaaatttaccTCCGAAGGAAAGTATGATGCTATAATTGTTGATTCATCTGATCCAGTAG GTCCTGCTCAGGAACTTGTAGAGAAGCCATTTTTTGTGACACTAGCAAATGCATTAAGGGCTGGTGGAGTGCTATGTAATATGGCTGAAAGTATGTGGCTTCATACTCACCTTATTCAAGATTTGATCTCCATTTGTCAACAAACATTTGCTTCTGTACGTTATGCATGGACAACTGTTCCAACATATCCAAG TGGTCTGATAGGCTTTATCCTATGCTCAAAAGAGGGACCAGATGTTGATTTTGTTAACCccatcaatcctattgaaaaaGTTGAAGGCGCTTCTGAGCACATAAGAGAACTTATGTTCTATAATTCAGAG ATGCACAAAGCTGCATTTGCTTTGCCAGCATTTTTGAAGAGGGAGGTGAGATTGCTCCGTGACACTGCATCAGCAACACATTGCAATGGATGCTAA
- the LOC101506419 gene encoding probable 6-phosphogluconolactonase 4, chloroplastic yields the protein MATSTFLSLSCTPQSMLHSKHKSHTRSSTMSLLSPQVGLKNLYHPLRNNVSSPIQLKPRRIHVGGLVKASINNNKNVEVLSKEHLSVSLAKHIADLSNKYIREKGRFTVVLSPGPVKYLRKLVEPPYCDTIDWSKWHIFLVDERVVPKTHVDSNYKLAYDGFISRVPIPALNVYTIDDALPADGAADVYETTVRRLVTSSVISTSPLTGFPKFDLMLLDMGPDGHVASLFPGYPATNENNKWVTYLKNAPKPPPERITFTLPVINASSNIAMVVTGAGKADVVYSALEKPPNADNYLPIQKVSPEGEIKWFLDKGAASRLYS from the exons atggCCACTTCCACATTTCTCTCCCTTTCATGCACTCCCCAAAGCATGTTGCATTCCAAACACAAGTCACACACACGATCCTCAACTATGTCATTGTTGTCACCCCAAGTAGGACTAAAAAACCTCTATCACCCTCTAAggaacaatgtgtcttctccTATTCAATTGAAACCTAGGAGAATTCATGTTGGTGGCTTAGTAAAGGCATCAATAAATAACAACAAGAATGTGGAGGTGTTAAGTAAAGAGCATCTTTCTGTGTCTTTGGCCAAACATATTGCTGACCTCTCCAATAAATACATTAGAGAGAAAGGACGTTTCACTGTCGTTTTGTCTCCTGGACCTGTCAAGTACCTTAG GAAGCTGGTGGAACCTCCATATTGTGACACTATCGATTGGTCTAAGTGGCATATATTTTTGGTGGATGAGAGAGTGGTGCCAAAGACTCACGTAGATAGCAATTACAAACTTGCTTATGATGGATTCATCTCTAGG GTACCAATCCCCGCACTAAATGTGTACACAATTGATGATGCCTTACCAGCAGATGGAGCAGCAGATGTTTATGAAACAACAGTGAGACGTTTAGTGACAAGCAGTGTGATATCAACATCACCTCTCACAGGATTCCCAAAATTTGATCTTATGTTATTAGATATGGGACCTGATGGACATGTAGCTTCTCTGTTTCCAGGGTACCCTGCAACAAATGAGAATAATAAATGGGTTACTTATCTAAAAAATGCCCCTAAACCACCTCCTGAGAGAATCACTTTTACATTGCCAGTGATCAATGCTTCTTCAAATATTGCTATGGTTGTGACTGGTGCTGGTAAAGCTGATGTTGTTTACTCTGCACTTGAGAAACCTCCTAATGCTGATAATTATCTTCCTATTCAAAAGGTTTCACCTGAGGGAGAGATTAAATGGTTCTTGGATAAGGGTGCAGCTTCAAGGCTGTATAGTTAA
- the LOC101506745 gene encoding probable 6-phosphogluconolactonase 4, chloroplastic: MAFSTTLSTSYILQSNLFCAQKSNQLSLRKSILPPQIGNKIVYQPLKHNKVFSPNRCVGKINASLKWEKGYKNVEVFSKEHLAVSLAYDVAQLSNKFTKERGAFTVALSGGSLIKYLRKLVESPYAETIDWSNWHVFWVDERVVPKDHLESNYKLASDGFLSKVPIPPLNVYSIDDALSPEGAADVYETNLRRLVTRNVIATSTNGLPKFDLMLLGMGPDGHVASLFPGHPLLNENNKWVAFLNDSPKQPLERITFTFPVINSSSNVAMVVTGAGKSSAIYAALEDEKKTDLLPVEKVSPEGELKWYLDKGAASKLFKE, encoded by the exons ATGGCCTTCTCAACAACTTTGTCTACTTCATACATTCTCcaaagtaatttattttgtgcacaaaaatcaaatcaactaTCACTAAGGAAATCAATATTACCACCCCAAATTGGGAACAAAATTGTTTACCAACCACTAAAGCATAATAAAGTGTTTTCACCAAATAGATGTGTTGGAAAAATAAATGCATCACTTAAGTGGGAAAAGGGGTATAAGAATGTTGAGGTTTTTAGTAAGGAACATCTTGCTGTGTCATTGGCTTATGATGTTGCTCAACTCTCTAACAAATTCACTAAAGAAAGAGGTGCTTTCACTGTTGCTTTGTCTGGTGGATCATTGATCAAGTATCTCAG AAAATTGGTTGAGTCTCCCTATGCTGAAACCATAGATTGGTCAAACTGGCATGTTTTCTGGGTTGATGAGAGAGTCGTCCCAAAGGATCACTTAGAAAGTAATTATAAGCTTGCAAGTGATGGATTTCTCTCCAAG GTGCCAATTCCTCCTCTGAATGTTTATTCTATTGATGATGCCCTATCACCAGAAGGGGCAGCTGATGTTTATGAGACAAATCTAAGACGTTTGGTTACAAGAAATGTGATAGCAACATCAACCAATGGATTACCAAAATTTGATCTCATGCTCTTAGGTATGGGTCCAGATGGACATGTTGCATCTTTATTCCCAGGTCATCCTCTTCTCAATGAGAATAACAAATGGGTCGCTTTCCTCAATGACTCACCAAAACAACCACTAGAGAGAATCACTTTCACATTTCCAGTGATCAATTCTTCATCCAATGTAGCTATGGTTGTGACCGGCGCGGGTAAATCGAGTGCGATTTACGCTGCACTTGAGGATGAGAAGAAAACTGATTTGTTGCCTGTGGAAAAGGTTTCACCTGAAGGGGAATTGAAATGGTACTTAGACAAAGGTGCTGCTTCAAAGCTGTTTAAAGAGTAG
- the LOC101507081 gene encoding polycomb group protein FIE1 has protein sequence MVKLFSLGSEPVIGNLNPSKKKEYRVTNRLQEGKRPLYAIVFNFIDSRYFSVFATVGGNRVTVYQCLEGGVIAVLQSYVDEDKEESFYTVSWACNIDGTPFVVAGGINGIIRVIDAGNEKIHKSFVGHGDSINEIRTQTLKPTLVISASKDESVRLWNVHTGVCILIFAGAGGHRNEVLSVDFHPSDICKFASCGMDNTVKIWSMKDFWSYVEQSFTWTDIPSKFPTKYVQFPVFNASVHSNYVDCNRWLGDFILSKSVDNEIVLWEPKVKEQTPGEGSVDILQKYPVPECDIWFIKFSCDFHYNAAAIGNREGKIFVWELQSSPPVLIAKLSHAQSKSPIRQTAVSYDGSTILSCCEDGTIWRWDDFANSEA, from the exons ATGGTGAAGTTGTTTAGTTTGGGATCTGAACCAGTGATTGGTAATTTGAATCCTTCGAAAAAGAAAGAGTATAGAGTCACCAATCGTCTACAAGAGGGCAAGCGTCCTCTATATGCTATCGTTTTCAACTTCATCGACTCCCGTTACTTTAGCGTTTTCGCCACTGTTGGTGGCAATCGG GTTACTGTTTATCAGTGCCTTGAAGGAGGAGTTATTGCTGTACTGCAGTCTTATGTAGATGAAGAT AAGGAAGAATCTTTTTACACAGTGAGCTGGGCATGCAATATTGATGGTACTCCATTTGTTGTGGCTGGAGGAATCAATGGTATAATTCGAGTAATTGATGCTGGCAATGAGAAGATACACAAG AGTTTTGTTGGCCATGGAGACTCCATAAATGAAATCAGGACTCAAACATTGAAGCCAACACTTGTTATATCTGCTAGCAAA GATGAATCTGTTCGGTTATGGAATGTTCACACTGGAGTATGTATTTTGATATTTGCTGGAGCTGGAGGACACCGTAATGAAGTCTTAAGTGTT GATTTTCATCCATCAGATATATGTAAATTTGCCAGTTGTGGCATGGATAATACTGTAAAGATATGGTCTATGAAGG ATTTCTGGAGCTATGTAGAACAATCATTCACATGGACTGATATCCCTTCTAAGTTTCCGACAAAATATGTGCAGTTTCCT GTATTCAATGCTTCAGTCCATTCAAATTATGTTGATTGTAATAGATGGTTGGGTGATTTTATCCTCTCAAAG AGTGTTGACAATGAAATTGTCTTGTGGGAACCTAAAGTGAAGGAACAGACTCCAGGGGAG GGCTCCGTTGACATACTTCAGAAATACCCTGTTCCCGAATGTGATATATGGTTCATCAAATTTTCTTGTGATTTCCATTACAATGCAGCTGCAATAG GCAACCGGGAAGGAAAGATTTTTGTTTGGGAATTGCAGTCAAGTCCTCCTGTTCTTATTGCAAA GTTGTCGCATGCTCAATCAAAATCTCCAATAAGGCAAACTGCTGTGTCCTATGATGGAAG TACTATTTTAAGTTGCTGTGAAGATGGAACAATTTGGCGCTGGGATGATTTTGCAAACTCTGAAGCATAA